CTTGGTCGGTCATTCGGAACGGCTGAGCTTCCGGGCATCGCCTCAACTTTTGCGAATAGACCGCGCACTTTCGAATTCTTCAATTGATTGCCGGACGCCCTGAAGGCGTTTCATCCCAATTCCATTTTCACTTTCATGAACGGCATAGCTAGAGGCGGCGGACACCGAAGGGGGATCCAGCCATGACTCAACGGTCAAGCTTGTGCAGTTGCCTGTCCGCGTGGGGGCGTCTGCCATCTGCCCGCGACCGGCGAAGCACGTACATTCCAAGGTTGGCCCCCGGACCCTCGACGACGACGGCACGCTGCCTGCTGGCATTATGTCGGCGTTGACAGCCCCCAAGCGCAACGGGCTTTTGGTGATGGAAGTCCTTCTGTTGTCGGCAACGGCTGTTTTGACTCTCGTTGTCGCGCCATCGCGCGCCGCGACTATAATCGTCAAGAATCAGACGCAATTTGATGCCGCCGTTGCAACGGCAACCGAGACGGGCCACGCAGACACGATCGATGCATCGATGGCTGGACCTATTGATCCGGGAACATCTCTGACGCTCCCAGGTGCCGCCACGTCGATCAATCTTGAATTGAGCACACTGGGCATCGGCACCACTGCGGGCGACGAAACCGTAACGCTCGGAGCAAAAACAACCGTCTCCTTCGGCCAGCCAGGCAATCCTGGTTTGCTGAATATGGGAGAGGGGCAAACCGGCACTCTGAACATCAACGGCGCGTCGCTGATTTTCAACATTACCGATGTCGGGACTCAGTTCAATATCGGCCTCGATGGCGGCGATGGCATCGTCAATATGACGAGTGGATCCGTGACGATCAACGATTCAAATGCTGCCCTCGGTGTTATTGGCAGCATCTCCATTGGCTTTCCTTTTGGGTCCACCGCGGCGAGCGGGACGTTCAATCAATCGGGCGGCACCGTCTCGGTATCGGCGGGCGCGCTGAACATCGGTGTCGCGAATGGCAACGGAACCTATAACCTGACCAACAACGCTGTGCTGCTAGATGCGGGCGCGACCGTCTATATCGGTGCCAGTGCCGGCGGCGTTGGTGTCGTAAATATCTCGGGCGACGCGACCATCGATTTCGAATCCGAGTCCGTCGGGTTCGCCGGACAGCTGTATGTCGGCGACGATACGGGCGTTGGAACGATCACCCAGAATGGCGTCAACTCGACGGTTATTTTAAACGTCATCAACATCGCCCAATTTGGTAGCAACGTGGAGAATCGGGCCGATCTCGGCGGCATCGGTACATACAATCTTTTGGCCGGAAGACTGAGCATTGGCGGCGACGGCGCTGCTTTCGGCATGGACACGGGCGGGATCGGGATTTTCAATCAGAGCGGCGGTAACCTGACCGCAAACGCGCCGATCTATATCGGCATGTCCGGGAACGGCACCTATAATCTCAGCGGAGGCACAGCGACTCTTGATGACGGCCTGACGATCGCTGCGCTGGCTGGCTCGGTCGGCACTGTGAACCAAACAGGCGGCGTGCTGACAATCGCCGGCGGTCGGTTGACGGTGGGTGGCGTCGGAACCGCAACATATAATCTGAACGGCGGCGTCCTGCAGGCGGGCGGCGCGAACGGCATCGTTGGCACCGGGAGTTTCAATCTCGGCGGGGGGACGATTCAGGTGATTGGATCGGCGCTGGTGACCAGTGTCAACGCAACGCTGACGAGCGGCGTCTCGACGATCGACACCAATGGATTGGGCGCAACCTTTAGCGGTATTCTTTCAGGCAATGGCGGTCTCGCCAAAGTGGGCGCCGGGACCTTGGTTCTCACTGGCACCAACAGCTATGCGGGCGGAACCGACCTCAACGCGGGCATTATCCAGGTTGGCGCCGACGCCAATCTCGGCGCCGCGACCGGTCAACTCATCTTCGATGGCGGCACGCTGCAATATGCGAACGGCTTTTCCAGCGCCCGGTCTATCACTTTGAACACCGGCGGCGGCATCATTGACACGAACGCCAACAATGCGACCTTGAGCGGCGCGATCGGCGGCGCCGGCGGCTTGACGAAAACAGGCGCTGGCGCCCTCACGCTGTCTGGCGCGAGCAATTATTCCGGCGCAACGCTCGTCAATGCCGGCACCTTGCAGGCGGGCGCGACGAATGTCCTGTCGGCGATCAGTGCCTTCACTCTTGCGAGCGGCACGACGCTCAATCTGGGTGGTTTCGACAACACGATCGGCTCGCTGGCCGGCAGCGGAAGCGTCGCGCTCGGCGCCGCGACTCTGACGGCGGGCGGCGACGGGGCTTCGACGGACTTTTCCGGGACAATCGACGGCACCGGCGGATTGGTAAAAAGCGGGGATGGCACGCTGACCTTGACGGGCACGAGCAGCTATGTGGGACCAACAACGGTCGCGGCAGGTACTCTTGATGTCAATGGAACGCTGGCGTCGATCGCAACGGTCGATTCCGGCGCAATTTTAAAAGGAAATGGCACGCTTGGCGGCCTCGCGGTCGCGAGCGGCGGTGTCGTTGCCCCCGGAAATTCAATCGGCACGTTGAACATCGCCGGCAATGTCGCTTTTGCATCGGGGTCGATCTATCAGGTTGAGGCGAACGCGGCGGGCGCCGCCGATAAGATCTCGGCATCGGGGGTGACGACGCTCGGCGGCGGCCACGTGCAGGTGCTCGCGCAATCCGGCAATTACACGGCGCAGACCTATACGATCCTGACATCGGCGGCCGGCGTGGACGGTACTTTCACGGACGCCACCAGCGATCTCGCCTTTCTGACGCCGACGCTGAGTTATGATCCCGATGACGTCTTTCTGACGCTGACCCGCAATGGCGTCTTCTTTTCCGACATGGCCGAGACGCGCAACCAGCGCGGCGTGGCCGGCGCCCTCGATGCGGCGCCAACAGGCGACGCGCTTGTCACGGCAGTGGGCGGCCAGAACCCGGCGGGGGCGCGACAGGCCTTTGATGCACTCTCGGGCGAAATCTACGCCAGCACGGCGTCGAGCCTGATTACGGACAGCGTGTACTTTCGCGAGGCGATCCTGGGGCGGTTGCGGCAGGCCTCGTTTGCAGGCGCTTCGGATGCGACGGCGGCGCTTGGCCTTGGCGGGCCGGCCTTGGCTTACGCGGATACCGCGCCGGCGAGCGTTGGCAACGTTCCGTTCCCGATCCGGTCTTCGCGCGCGCCTGATCTGACCTGGTGGTCCGTAGGCACGGGCGCCTGGGGCCAGTTTGACGGCGATGGCAACGCCGCGGGCGTCGAGCGAAATCTGGCCGGCTACTTCACCGGCGTCGATCGCCGCTTCGGCGATAATTGGCTGGCGGGCCTGGCCGCGGGCTACACCAATTCCAGCCTCAGCATCGCGGCGCGCGCCAGCGGGGCCGATATCAATACGGCGCATTTCGCCGCTTACGCCGCCGGCAATTACGACGCTTGGAATTTTCGCTCGGGCGCCGCCTTCTCCTGGAGCGATATCAGCACCAACCGCATGGTTCTGTTCCCTGGCTTCTCCGAGGCGACCAACACAAACTATAATGCGGGAACCACGCAGGTGTTCGGGGAGGTGGGCTATGCCCGGTCGCTTGGCAACATTGCCATCGAGCCTTTCGCGGGCGCCGCCTATGTACATCTCGGAACTGCGGGATTTACCGAGGCCGGCCAAACGGCGGCGCTGAGCGGGGCAAGCATCAACGAAGATGTGGGTTATTCGTCGCTCGGTTTACGCTTGGCGACCAATATCGCGCTGGAAAGCGGACAGGTTCTCACGCCGCACGCGTCGGCTTATTGGCAACACGCCTTCGGAGATGTCACGCCGGTGGAGACGCTCAGCTTCCTTTCGACCGGTACGGGCTTTTCGACGGCAGGCGTGCCGCTCGCTCAGAACACGGCCGTGATCGATACCGGGCTCGATCTCGCACTCACCCGCAACACCAAGATCGGCGTTTCTTATTTTGGCCAGCTCGGCTCAAACGTCCAGGACAATGCCGTCAAGGGCGACTTCCTCTGGCGATTCTGAGCGGGAAACGGCGGAAAGACAGTACCGCAAGTTCACGGCGTCAGGCGTCTTTTCGCAAGTCGGCGTTAAAGGACCCGAGCCGGTCTCCGAATCTTAGCCTGACTGATTATCCGCCAGCGTGGCAAATAGTCGCCAACGCCGATCCACGCGGTGCAGGCATTCAAGAGAACGCGTCTTGAATCCGTGGTACAATTTTTTGGGGTGGAAGACCCCTCATTTGACACTTTTTTGGGGTGGGGATGACAATCCATTGGGGTGGAGGCTGACCAAACTTCAATGACTTACGGTGATTACATGTTTGCCTTTTGAGGTGAGCTACATGGTTGAAGCGCACCCCAAATGAGCGTCAAAAAGGGGTTCTCAGAGTCACGCTCACCCCAAAAGAGGGTCACGAAATTCGAGTCGAACGCCTGGAAAAAACACCGTTGCATCAGCCTTGACGGCTTGGATATCGGAACCAACTCGCAGGAGCAGGCACAGAACGCAGGAACAACCGTTAGGCGAGGATCCCCGCGAAAGGAGCAGCCTAATGACCCCCAAAAATGAAAATGATGAACGCGAGGAAGCCCTTGTCGCATTTCTAGTACAATGTTCTGACCCAACCGCTTCGCAAATCGCGGAATGGTTAAGGCTGTTGTTTCCCGCTGGCAACTGACCCGGGATAGCCAGAAATTTCAACTGAGATTTGACCCATGTTTGAACCTCTTCCCTGCTGCTTCAGTGGGGGGTCTTGGGAGTGATAGACATGGCGTTATTGGGCGTCATTCGACGCTGGGCTCTTCGGGATAAGCTGTCGATCCGCGAGATATCGCGGCGGACGGCATCGCCGGTCCTTCGGCTCTGATCGGCGCGAGCAATTCTTCGAGCTCGCGGTCGCGGTCGCCATCAGCCTGTTCGGATTCAACTCCGGCGCGGCGCTCGCAACTGTCGTCAGCGTATTGATCGAAGTACCGGTGATGCTGTCAATTGTCGCAATCGTCAATCGCTCGCGGCCCTGGTACGAGCGTAATGCTTCGCAGGCAGCCATTGCGCGAGTTCGCGCGTTGGCTGATCTCGACGACCTTCCAAACGTCGATCCCGCTTCCTTTGCTTGTCCCGATCTAGATGCGCTGTACGCGCCGACGCCCGCTCATCCTCCACGCATTTTATTGCTCTACGGTTCGGTACGGGAACGTTCCTACAGCCGCTTCCTGACGGAGGAAGCCGCGCGTTTACTCAATGCGTCCGGCGCAGAAACGCGCATATTCAATCCGTCCGGCCTTCCGCTTCCCGGCGATGCGCCGATTGATCATCCAAAGATCGCAGAATTGCGTTCGCTTTCCGAATGGTCAGAAGGCCAGATTTGGTGCAGTCCGGAACGGCATGGCGCAATGAGCGGGATTATGAAAACGCAAATCGACTGGATTCCGCTTTCGCTCGGCGCAGTGAGGCCGACGCAAGGCAAGACGCTCGCGGTGATGCAAGTATCCGGCGGCTCGCAATCCTTCAACGCGGTCAATCAGATGCGTGTGCTCGGCCGCTGGATGCGCATGATCACGATCCCAAATCAGTCCTCCGTCGCAAAGGCTTACGAGCAGTTCGACGACGCAGGCCGGATGAAGCCGTCGCCCTATTACGACCGCGTCGTTGATGTGGTGGAGGAATTGGTGAAGTTCACGCTGCTCACGCGTGGCGTTTCGGCATATCTCACGAGCCGCTATAGCGAGCGCAAGGAGGAAGCGGAAAAGCTCGCCGCGCGGGTCAACCTACCCGCGATCTGAAGGAAAATCCATGCCGATCGCCACACAATCCGCCGAACAGACGAGTGGCCCGGCCGGCTCACCGGTTGAGGTTTTGCGTGTCTTCACCAAACTCGGATTCACCTGTTTTGGCGGACCGATCGCTCATATCGGCTATTTCCGGGAGGAGTTCGTTGCGCGGCGGCGTTGGCTGGACGAGCAAGCCTACATAGACCTCGTCGCATTGTGCCAGTTCCTGCCAGGTCCTGCCAGGTCCTGCGAGCAGTCAGGTCGGGTTTTCGATCGGTCTCACGTGCGCGGGCTATCTTGGCGACCTGGCGGCATGGACTGGATTCACACTTCCGTCGGCTATCGCTCTTCTTCTGTTCGCCTATGGCGCGCGCGCCTTTGGCGGCCAAATCGCCACGGGCCTTTTACACGGCCTTAAGCTGGTAGCGGTGGCGATCGTTGCTCAGGCGGTTTTGGCAATGGCGCGCGCTTTCTGCCCCGATCGTACGCGGGCCTCGATCGCCGTTGTTGCGGCCGTGCTTCTACTCTTCAGTACCGTTTCGGCGGTACAGATCGCCGCGATCGCGCTGGGCGGTGTTGCGGGCTTTTGGCTTTGTCGAGGTGAGTTGTCAGCGATGCCAGTGCGTATGGCTGTGCCAGTTTCTCGACAAGTCGGCTTGATAGCGCTTGCCGCATTTCTTCTATTGCTTATTGGGCTGCCCGTTCTGCATGTTCTCACTGGTTCACATAGCATTACGCTGTTTGATGCCTTCTATCGATCAGGCGCACTGGTGTTCGGCGGAGGCCATGTGGTCTTGCCCTTGCTGCATGAAGCTGTCGTGGCGCCAGGATGGGTTCACAATGACACGTTCCTCGCTGGCTACGGAGCGGCGCAGGCCGTGCCGGGGCCGCTATTCACTTTCGCCGTTTACTTAGGAGCCGTTGCCGCTCCGTCGCCGCACGGTATAGTCGGGGGCATCATCGCCCTGATTGCCATTTTCCTTCCGGGTATTCTCGTGCTGATAGGCGCGTGCCTTTTTGGGAAGGCTTACGCCGTCGCGCGCCCGCACAAGCGATCATGCGCGGCATCAATGCTTCGGTCGTAGGATTGCTCGCCGCTGCGCTCTACGACCCGATTTGGACAAGCGCGATCAAAACACGCGGAGACTTTGGCGTTGCTCTCCTGGGCTTTGTGCTTTTAACCGTCTGGCGCTCACCGCCGCTCATAGTGGTTTGATAGGCGCCATTTGCGGATTAATGCTGACCCTTCTTTAGCGCCCCTCGTTCACGCCGATAGCTCTATGCGTGTAGAGAAATCGAAGACGATCCAAAGGACCAAATAAACGTGACGACAAGTCTGTGGCGTCTGGCTGACCGCTAAAGGCTCGCGATAGTCATTCGTAGGCCGGCGGCCAGCAGCAATATCCCCAGAACGATCCTCAGTATTTGCGGGTGCAGGCGATAGGCTCCGATTCAAGAGCCGAGGAGTGCGCCTACGCCCACCGCTATAAGCCAAAGCGGCAATTGGCTTGGGAACGTGCGGACCGTTGCCCCACATGCCAGCGAGCGCGACAGCCGAGTTCATAAGATTGAACATCGAAGATATTGCGGAAGCCTGCCGCGTCTCTGTCCATCGGAATGTCAGGATGACCGGCGCGAGGAAAATTCCTCCACCTACCCCAGTGATCCCGGAAACGAGTCCGATTGCCCCGCCTGTTAATAGCGAAAAACGGAACGGCGGTTCATGCGGCGTGGTTAAATCATCTTTGCAAGCCGTCCGCGCCGAGCGAAACATTAGCCCGGCAGCGATCAGCAAAAGCACGCCAACAACCGGCTGATAAAGCGCGGCAGAAAGATTGATCGCTCCGCCCACGAGCGAGAACGGTGCGCCCAAAATTGCGAACGGATAGCATGTCCGCCACGTCATCAATCCTGCTTGATAAA
This Methylovirgula sp. DNA region includes the following protein-coding sequences:
- a CDS encoding autotransporter domain-containing protein codes for the protein MSALTAPKRNGLLVMEVLLLSATAVLTLVVAPSRAATIIVKNQTQFDAAVATATETGHADTIDASMAGPIDPGTSLTLPGAATSINLELSTLGIGTTAGDETVTLGAKTTVSFGQPGNPGLLNMGEGQTGTLNINGASLIFNITDVGTQFNIGLDGGDGIVNMTSGSVTINDSNAALGVIGSISIGFPFGSTAASGTFNQSGGTVSVSAGALNIGVANGNGTYNLTNNAVLLDAGATVYIGASAGGVGVVNISGDATIDFESESVGFAGQLYVGDDTGVGTITQNGVNSTVILNVINIAQFGSNVENRADLGGIGTYNLLAGRLSIGGDGAAFGMDTGGIGIFNQSGGNLTANAPIYIGMSGNGTYNLSGGTATLDDGLTIAALAGSVGTVNQTGGVLTIAGGRLTVGGVGTATYNLNGGVLQAGGANGIVGTGSFNLGGGTIQVIGSALVTSVNATLTSGVSTIDTNGLGATFSGILSGNGGLAKVGAGTLVLTGTNSYAGGTDLNAGIIQVGADANLGAATGQLIFDGGTLQYANGFSSARSITLNTGGGIIDTNANNATLSGAIGGAGGLTKTGAGALTLSGASNYSGATLVNAGTLQAGATNVLSAISAFTLASGTTLNLGGFDNTIGSLAGSGSVALGAATLTAGGDGASTDFSGTIDGTGGLVKSGDGTLTLTGTSSYVGPTTVAAGTLDVNGTLASIATVDSGAILKGNGTLGGLAVASGGVVAPGNSIGTLNIAGNVAFASGSIYQVEANAAGAADKISASGVTTLGGGHVQVLAQSGNYTAQTYTILTSAAGVDGTFTDATSDLAFLTPTLSYDPDDVFLTLTRNGVFFSDMAETRNQRGVAGALDAAPTGDALVTAVGGQNPAGARQAFDALSGEIYASTASSLITDSVYFREAILGRLRQASFAGASDATAALGLGGPALAYADTAPASVGNVPFPIRSSRAPDLTWWSVGTGAWGQFDGDGNAAGVERNLAGYFTGVDRRFGDNWLAGLAAGYTNSSLSIAARASGADINTAHFAAYAAGNYDAWNFRSGAAFSWSDISTNRMVLFPGFSEATNTNYNAGTTQVFGEVGYARSLGNIAIEPFAGAAYVHLGTAGFTEAGQTAALSGASINEDVGYSSLGLRLATNIALESGQVLTPHASAYWQHAFGDVTPVETLSFLSTGTGFSTAGVPLAQNTAVIDTGLDLALTRNTKIGVSYFGQLGSNVQDNAVKGDFLWRF
- the arsH gene encoding arsenical resistance protein ArsH codes for the protein MLSIVAIVNRSRPWYERNASQAAIARVRALADLDDLPNVDPASFACPDLDALYAPTPAHPPRILLLYGSVRERSYSRFLTEEAARLLNASGAETRIFNPSGLPLPGDAPIDHPKIAELRSLSEWSEGQIWCSPERHGAMSGIMKTQIDWIPLSLGAVRPTQGKTLAVMQVSGGSQSFNAVNQMRVLGRWMRMITIPNQSSVAKAYEQFDDAGRMKPSPYYDRVVDVVEELVKFTLLTRGVSAYLTSRYSERKEEAEKLAARVNLPAI
- a CDS encoding sulfite exporter TauE/SafE family protein, whose protein sequence is MLLALFAIIAFLYTAVGQAGGTGYVALMGLLGYSHSIIKPTALALNILVAAISCIRFYQAGLMTWRTCYPFAILGAPFSLVGGAINLSAALYQPVVGVLLLIAAGLMFRSARTACKDDLTTPHEPPFRFSLLTGGAIGLVSGITGVGGGIFLAPVILTFRWTETRQASAISSMFNLMNSAVALAGMWGNGPHVPKPIAALAYSGGRRRTPRLLNRSLSPAPANTEDRSGDIAAGRRPTNDYREPLAVSQTPQTCRHVYLVLWIVFDFSTRIELSA